One genomic window of Macaca mulatta isolate MMU2019108-1 chromosome 8, T2T-MMU8v2.0, whole genome shotgun sequence includes the following:
- the COLEC10 gene encoding collectin-10 isoform X2, with the protein MSMMRNIQGDDGEKGDPGEEGKHGKVGRMGPKGIKGELGDIGDQGNIGKTGPIGKKGDKGEKGLLGIPGEKGKAGTVCDCGRYRKFVGQLDISIARLKTSMKFVKNVIAGIRETEEKFYYIVQEEKNYRESLTHCRIRGGMLAMPKDEAANTLIADYVAKSGFFRVFIGVNDLEREGQYVFTDNTPLQNYSNWNEGEPSDPYGHEDCVEMLSSGRWNDTECHLTMYFVCEFIKKKK; encoded by the exons gagatgatggtgaaaaaggagatccAGGAGAAGAGGGAAAGCATGGCAAAGTGGGACGCATGGGGCCGAAAG GAATTAAAGGAGAACTGGGTGATATAGGAGATCAGGGCAATATTGGCAAGACTGGGCCCATTGGCAAGAAGG GTGACAAAGGGGAAAAAGGTTTGCTTGGAATACCTGGAGAAAAAGGCAAAGCAG GTACCGTCTGTGATTGTGGAAGATACCGGAAATTTGTTGGACAACTGGATATTAGTATTGCTCGGCTCAAGACATCTATGAAATTTGTGAAGAATG TGATAGCAGGGATTAGGGAAACTGAAGAGAAATTCTACTACATCGTGCAGGAAGAGAAGAACTACAGGGAATCCCTAACCCACTGCAGGATTCGGGGTGGAATGCTAGCCATGCCCAAGGATGAAGCTGCCAACACACTCATAGCTGACTATGTTGCCAAGAGTGGCTTCTTTCGGGTGTTCATTGGCGTGAATGACCTTGAAAGGGAGGGACAGTACGTGTTCACAGACAACACTCCACTGCAGAACTATAGCAACTGGAATGAGGGGGAACCCAGCGACCCCTATGGTCATGAGGACTGTGTGGAGATGCTGAGCTCTGGCCGATGGAATGACACAGAGTGCCATCTTACCATGTACTTTGTCTGTGAGTTTATCAAGAAGAAAAAGTAA